The bacterium genomic sequence CGGTGTCGATGCCGTCGGCGCGCGCGACGAACTTGACGCCGAGGAAGTCGAGCATGCGCAGCGTGACCGTGGCGTCCGCGCTATCGCGGCTGAGGCGCGAGCTATCGTCGACCACGAGCACGTCGAACTCCCGGCGCGACGCCGCGGCCATCATCTCCCGAAACCCCACCCGCTGGTCCTCACCGAGGGCGCCGCTGAGCGCCTCGTCCTTCTAGGTCGACACGACCGTCCAGCCGCGCCGCTCGGCCTCAGCCTTGCACAGGCGGATCTGGTCCTCGATCGACGACGCCCGCTGGTTCTCGCTGGAGTACCTTGCGTAGATCGCCGCCCTCATTCTCCGCCCCCCCTTTTGTATGCTCCATGGCGGTTCGTCACCTCTTCGCGGCCAGCGCCCGTTGCGCAACATATTGTACCGTCGCTTCAGTTACTTGGAGCACAAAACTCGCGTCTTCACGCGAGGGCAGGGGTGGATGGCTCCCTGGGCGGGAAGTCACGTTGAAGAAGGCTTCAAGAAGTGATGCTAACGCATCGACGAACGCTGCCTCGTGCTGATTGAATATCCCCTGCTTCACCAACGCCTGTTTCCCTTTAGCAAAATTCGTTGTCCCTGTGATGGTGCGGATCAGGCTCTCGATGGCGTTCCTGCAATTGGTTTTGACGTCGCCCATCGCTTCGGCAGTACCCTCTTCGAAACGTCGCCTGGCGTTGGTGAGATAAGTGACGGCCTCGGTGATGCCCAACTTTGATGAGAGCTCGTGCAGCATGATGATGTCCCGTGTCAATCGCTGAGCAACTGCCTCGACGGCATCCCTTCTGATCTTCCCGGTCGCGTTGACTGCTGTTCGAGGAAACGCAATCAAAAAAGGATTCTGGAAGCCGAATTCGCGCTGCACCTCCCTCATGACGATCTGGGGGTCGACGTCCGATTGATTCCTGGCATCTTTGTATCTCAGGCTGGCGGTATCTCCCGATGCAGGATCGCCGACAATTACCACCACCATCGGTCCATACCATACGTAGCGATGATGGGGATGCTCCCACTGCAGTCTTGTCCTACTCAACCCATGAGACTTCAGCTGAGTCTGCGCAGCTTGGATGACCACATTCATAAAGTCTTCGAGCGCCTCCCGGTCGGGAGCGGGCAAATCACTATGGTCGTAAGCCATGCTGGGTCGCCACATACTATCACTCCAAGTCAATTTTCTAGTCGCGCAAGACGAGTATACCATACTCACCGAAGAGTATACAGGCGAACACGCTCACCGGTGTGTAGTATAATACGCTCATGAGACGACGCCGGAAGGACCCCCACGCAGTCGCGATGGCACGTAAGGCGGCGAAAGCTCGGATGGTGAAGATCCCGCCCGAGCGACGTGCGGAGATCGCAAGGCACGCGGTCATGATGCGCTGGAAACGGGCGAAAGCGGGGCGGGCGTAGGGGGGGCTGTAGAGCTCCCGCCTGCCTTGAGTGTACATTACTAGAAACTGAGTCCAGGAAAACACGCTTTGGATTCTTATGGGTGGGGGAGAAGCCTGGCAAATGGTCGTGCCAAGTACAGTAAGCGATTCAAGGGGGGCATCATCATGGACATCTCGCTCTTGATCCTTCGGCTCGTGATCGGGCTCTTCGTTGCCGGCCATGGCACGCAGAAGCTCTTCGGGTGGTTTGAAGGGCACGGGCTGAAGGGTACGGCGGGCTGGCTCGGATCGATGGGCCTTCGGCCCGCAGGCGTCTGGGCGTTCCTGGCCGGCCTCGCCGAGTTCGGCGGAGGCGTACTGTTCGCTCTTGGTCTCGCGAGCCCACTGGGCGCGCTCGGGATCAGTGCCGCCATGGTGGTCGCGATCACGGGGGTGCACTGGCCGAAGGTATGGGCGGCCAAGGGTGGCTTTGAACTCCCCTTGATCAACCTCGCGGTCGCGGCGGCGGTGGGGATCGCGGGACCCGGTGGGTTCTCCCTAGACCAGCAGTTCGGGACGGCCCTTCCAGGGCCGGCCGCGCGTGTGGTCACCGTGCTCGTGGTTCTCGGCTGGCTCGCTGTCTTGACGATGAAGGCCGTGCGACCGGCGACCAACAACCCTTCCCACTAAGCGATCGGCCGGTGACTCCTACCGCTGCCCGACCTAATGAGCCGCCCCTTTCCAAGTGCCCGACTAAAGATTGAGCGGGCATACTACCATCTGGACTGCCTTGAACAGAAGATCCGTTTGTTCTCCGCCAGCCCATCTTCCCGATGCTCTCCTCCCCCTCTCCGAAGCTTGCGAGGTCTCGGTTGGAGGTTCCGGAGGTAGAGTGGTGACCCTCTTTTCATGGAGGACGCCTCCTCCAGTGTTAACACTAGATCGAAACAGTACAACCCTAGAGTGTGATCCCCGCCCGCCCCAGGATGGAGCGGATGCGCGTGCGCTGCGCGTCTGCGATGGTCAAGCGTTCCCCGAAATCCTCCCCGATCGGCGTGGTTGCGTCGATGCCGACCTTGGTGACGGTGTGATCGCCGGGGTCTGAGGTGGGGTCAAGCACCGCACCCATCGCGCCGGGGATTAGGATGAGACCTTTCTCCGCCCGCGTCCGGGTCAGGACCGCCCAGATGACATCCGAGAGATTGAAGATGTCGACGTCGTCGTCGACGACGATCGCCCATTTCATATAATACTCCGTCCCGAACGTGCTCATCATCGCCTGCTGCGGCTGGCCTTCTGCGGTCTTTTTCATAGAGATGATCGCCATCAGCGCACCGACCCCGGCCGTCGGCACGTGGACGGCCCTTACATTGGGCAGGTTGCGGCGCAGGGCGTTTAGGATCTCCGCCTCGCGGCTGATGGAGCCCACGAGGATGTGGTCGGCCGCCGTTCCGGATGCGATGCTGTGAAACATCGCATCACGCCGCATCTGCACGCACTTCGCCACGAAGACGTTCTGCGTGCTGCGATGGGACGCATAACCGGTGAACTCGCCGAAGGGGCCTTCGGGTTCGCGCACCTCGTTCAAGATCTCCCCTTCGATCACGATCTCGGCACCCACAGGTACCTCGAGGTCCACCGTTCGGCAGCGGGCGACGCGATAGGGCGCGCCGAAGAGTCCGCCGATGATCTCGTATTTCCTCACTTGAGACGGATAATGGTAGGCCATCGAGCCCATGTAGTGGAGCGGATGGACGCCGAGGACGACTACAGCGGGAAGAGACCGGCCGCGGGCCTCTGCGCGGCGGTGGAACTCGTACATGCGCCGCCGGGAATGCAGCGAAACGCCCAACCGGTTCTTATCCTTCAGCATCAGCCGGTGGAAGCCGGTCGTGTCGACGCCGGTCTCGGGATCGCGCGCCACGATCTGGCCGGCCGTGATGTACGGTGCCGCGTCGACCGCGAAGTGCCGGGGGATGGGGAGCCGCGTCAGGTCGATGTCTTCCCCTTCCCACACCGCGTCGTGCCACGGCGCGCGGTCGACGAGCTCCACGGGCTGATAGTGCTGACAGCGCTCGCGATAGGCGGTCGCCACTTCGTCGGGCCGCACTCCCAGGGCCGCGGCGAGCAGCTTGCGATTGCCCGCGAGGTTTGTGACGACGGGCAGCGGCGAGCCCTCCACGTGCTCAAAGATCATCACCGGGCTTTTGCCGGCGCGCGCGAGCTCGAATACGGCCGAAGTGATGTCGAGATCTCGGCGTACCGGCGCGGAGATCCGCACGATCTCGTCGGGATAGTCGGACTCGACCATCTCGAGATACGCCCGCATGCTTTGATCGTCTGACGAACCCATCGTTCTTGGAAATCCCCTTACTTCAGGTTGTGAAGGTCCCGAACTGCGGGGCCGAAGGGCAACTTGGCGGCGCTAAGAGACTCGCTCATGACGAAGTTCGCGGTCCGCACGGCGGCGTAGTGGCCTGGAGGGAGGAGTGCGCGAGGCTCCGGAACAGTTTGTGCGTGCGGTATCAGCAGCGCCCGATCCCATTTCCCGCGGCTCCGCAATCTTCCGCTGGACCCTGACCTCCTCCTAAGTCCGGCCCGCACCAACACCTGGGCATACTCCCGAATTTCCATCTGTGGTTGAAGTCAAGACGAAGCAGGTGTTCGCCGACGGCTCATCACATCCTCTTCTTCTCGAGCGTCTGCAGTTGGCCGCCGAGTGACGTCCTTTAGACACTGCAGTCGGCACGAGACTCCTCCAAAAGTTGCACGCCACCCATGAGGGCCTCCGGCTGACCTCGTCACGTCCGCTCCGTCATCGAGAGGGAGGCCGGGTCAACGCTCGGCCACATAATTTGTGCTCCGGCCGTGGCCGGGTAGCCTCCGGATGCAGATCTTTTCATAATTTCTTCACGAGATTTTCACCGGGACCGTTTACCATGACTGTGGTGGTACTCGGACCAATCGGGACACCCGCGGGTCGCGTGATCGGGCGGATGCCGCGTATCCCAGCGCGAAAGGAGAAACACATGGGTTGCAAATGGAAGGGCTGGACGCGGTTACAGTGGCGGGACGGCGTGCCTGGACGCCGCGTGATTCCTCCGATGCTGGCGCTGTTGCTGGCGGCCTGGATACCCTTCGGCAGCGTGCTCTGGATGGCGCCCGTCCACGCGGCGGCGGCGGTTTCGGCCGCAGTAGGCGTCGAGCGGTTCGTGATTGATCCGTCGGCATCGGAGGCGCTCTACCACGTCGGCGAAACGTTCTTCAATAGGAACAACCAGTTCAAGGTCGCGGTCGGCACCACGCACGGGATCCAGGGCCAGATCCTGATCGATCGGGTCCATCCGTTGCAGAGCCGGATCGGGCCGATCAGTGTGGACATCAGTCAGCTCACTTCGGACAGCCGCCGGCGCGACCGGGAGATCCGAAGCCAGTGGCTCGAATCATCGCGATATCCGACCGCGGTGTTCACCCCGACCGCGATCGATGGACTCCCAGGCGCCTATGTGGATGGCCGCGCGATCCCTGTCAGGATTGCCGGAAGCCTCGAGGTCCATGGCGTTACCAAGCCGGTCCTCTTCGCGGGCACAGTCACGCTCAGCGGACAGACGCTGTCCGGTGACGCCACCGCGAGCGTTCTGATGACCGACTTCGGATTCGATCCGCCGTCCCTCCTGGGCTTTCTCCAGGCGCAGAACAAGGTGGAACTGGAGATCCAATTTACTGCGCACCCCGGGCAGTAGCAGACGCGCCTCCGGCGCACGCGCCGTGTGAGACAGAAGGGGCCGTCCTGGCAGCACGGTGGTCCTCATCGACGGCGATTGAGAGCGTCGCCGAGCCACTCATCTTCCCCGGAGAGGAGGGAGGCGAATGAGCGTGTATCCACAGGGCGGACAAATGTGTGTGTGCGGCGCCGAGTTGCAGCGGTTGGGGGAGGGGGAACATTTTGAGGTCCCGCTCACACACGCGACGCTCGAGCATAGGGCGGGGATTGAGGTGGAGGTATTTCGCTGCCCGACGTGTCGCCGAATTGAGTTTTTCCAAGTGGGAGGCGGACCAGAAGCCATCGTACGTTACGGCGGCTGAGCCGAGGCGGTCAAAGACTGTCGCCATCGTCGTCACTTCCGTCGGCTTCGTCGTGGTTGTCGCGGGGAGGGACGGCCGATAGCCGTGCCTTCATCACGGCTCCACTTCCAGTTAGCGCGGACTCCCGGTACCACGTTGCCGCTCCCACCGTCGGGGATCATGAGGATCGGGGTGCCGCTTCTCGCTCCAAGGAACGCCCCCGAGTAGCCGCCGAGGTCGCTGGCGACCATCTACCCGAGGGTCTCGGCCAATTGCCCGACCCAGCCGATGTCCCCCCCATGATAGTATGCAAGGCTGAGACGTCAGAGGGAGGAGGGCTAAAGCCGCGAGTGGCACGCGGACCCTGAGGGGGTCAAATGCCAGGAGAATAGCGCCACTGCGTCTAGCCGGGCGGCCAGCGGGGTACTCTCCCCAAGTGAAGGGGTGAGACGGAGGGCACGTTTGAGGTTTGGTGACGCGGAGGTCAAGGAGATGAGGAAGATCGTTTGGACGTGGTTGGCCATTACGCTGTGCTTGGCGGCCGTCCCCCTCGCCGCCCGGGCGCAGTCGATGGGTACATGTCTCGCGATTAGCAATACTTATGACGGGCAGGCCGTGTCCATTACCGTGGATGGCTGGGGGAGTGGCACGTGGGATTATGCCCCGTATGAGGGCATTTCGGGTTTGTCAGTCCACGGCGAACGGATTCACAGCGGTCTATCTAACGGGGCTTTCACCATCCACTGGACCGGGTCCCATACCGTGTCTTGGCAATGGGAAGGTGACTACACCGGTGAGAATGGCGGCGAATGTGCCGGGGAGTGGGTTGGATACATTCACTGAACTGAGAACAAGATTCTCAGTCCTGTGGCACGGCTGGGCGAATCGGGCTCACCCGGCCAAATATTGGCGGTCTATATGGATCCCACTTCCGGCAATCTAAGCGCAATCCCGGAGGGAGTCTTACAACAGGACATAAAGGTAGTTCGATCTTAATGCCTCAGTGCGTTTGAGACATGAGCTTCAGCCCTACCTCGCTACCCGTCGGTGCGTAGCGCTCGCGAAAACCATTCGAGGGACAACTGGATGCGCTCGAACAGGCGGCTTCCGTGTGTCCCGTCGTGCTCGACCGCCTCGTGCGCAATGCCGGCTGCGGCCAACGCCGCGCTTAGGATGCGGTGACCGTAGTGGAGGTCAAATTCGTCGCGGTACCCGACGTCCAGTCGAATGCCGCGCAGCTGGCGTAGCTGTTCGGTTCGGGACCGCCATGAGACTATCGGATCATAGCTGAGCCAGCGATCCCACAAGCCCTTGATGATCTGACCACTCGGGAACTCGATCGGCAAGTCGACGTAGAATGGGGGCTTGGTGACGTTCGGCGTATAACACGAAGCCAGCCCGTAGGCGAACCACGAGTCGAGGTTCCCGTTGATCGGCCCATTCGGCACCCCTGGATACACCGCGTTGTAGAATCGGTACAGCCAAGGTTTGTGCGTGAAGTCAAAATACGAATCGGCGGAGAGCAGCAGCATCGCCCCGAAAACGGTGGGGTTGCGGGAGCCGAGGTGCCACGCACCGAGCCCTCCGGACGAGATGCCGAAGACGCCGCGGCTGTCTCGTTCCGGTATCGTTCGATAGCGGCGATCCACGTAGGCTACGACGTCCTCAGTAACGTACCGCTCGAAGTTCCCGTTTACCGGAGAGTCCACCCACTGGCTGCATCCCCACCGGCTCCACCCATCCGGCATCGCCACGATCATCTCGGCCGCTCCGTGCCTTGTGATAGCCTCGCCGATGACGTCCTCGATGGATGGCCGAAAGCTGCCGCGCTCCACGAGCGGGCCGGCGATCCAGCTGGTCGCCCGCCGGCCGAAACCGTGGAGGAGATAGGCCAC encodes the following:
- a CDS encoding recombinase family protein, producing the protein MRAAIYARYSSENQRASSIEDQIRLCKAEAERRGWTVVST
- a CDS encoding alpha/beta hydrolase-fold protein, with protein sequence MVEVSQIDSQHLAGNLVGDPSRRDIVIYLPPGYGASRRRYPVAYLLHGFGRRATSWIAGPLVERGSFRPSIEDVIGEAITRHGAAEMIVAMPDGWSRWGCSQWVDSPVNGNFERYVTEDVVAYVDRRYRTIPERDSRGVFGISSGGLGAWHLGSRNPTVFGAMLLLSADSYFDFTHKPWLYRFYNAVYPGVPNGPINGNLDSWFAYGLASCYTPNVTKPPFYVDLPIEFPSGQIIKGLWDRWLSYDPIVSWRSRTEQLRQLRGIRLDVGYRDEFDLHYGHRILSAALAAAGIAHEAVEHDGTHGSRLFERIQLSLEWFSRALRTDG
- a CDS encoding DoxX family protein, with product MDISLLILRLVIGLFVAGHGTQKLFGWFEGHGLKGTAGWLGSMGLRPAGVWAFLAGLAEFGGGVLFALGLASPLGALGISAAMVVAITGVHWPKVWAAKGGFELPLINLAVAAAVGIAGPGGFSLDQQFGTALPGPAARVVTVLVVLGWLAVLTMKAVRPATNNPSH
- a CDS encoding UbiD family decarboxylase gives rise to the protein MRAYLEMVESDYPDEIVRISAPVRRDLDITSAVFELARAGKSPVMIFEHVEGSPLPVVTNLAGNRKLLAAALGVRPDEVATAYRERCQHYQPVELVDRAPWHDAVWEGEDIDLTRLPIPRHFAVDAAPYITAGQIVARDPETGVDTTGFHRLMLKDKNRLGVSLHSRRRMYEFHRRAEARGRSLPAVVVLGVHPLHYMGSMAYHYPSQVRKYEIIGGLFGAPYRVARCRTVDLEVPVGAEIVIEGEILNEVREPEGPFGEFTGYASHRSTQNVFVAKCVQMRRDAMFHSIASGTAADHILVGSISREAEILNALRRNLPNVRAVHVPTAGVGALMAIISMKKTAEGQPQQAMMSTFGTEYYMKWAIVVDDDVDIFNLSDVIWAVLTRTRAEKGLILIPGAMGAVLDPTSDPGDHTVTKVGIDATTPIGEDFGERLTIADAQRTRIRSILGRAGITL
- a CDS encoding YceI family protein → MLALLLAAWIPFGSVLWMAPVHAAAAVSAAVGVERFVIDPSASEALYHVGETFFNRNNQFKVAVGTTHGIQGQILIDRVHPLQSRIGPISVDISQLTSDSRRRDREIRSQWLESSRYPTAVFTPTAIDGLPGAYVDGRAIPVRIAGSLEVHGVTKPVLFAGTVTLSGQTLSGDATASVLMTDFGFDPPSLLGFLQAQNKVELEIQFTAHPGQ